One segment of Megachile rotundata isolate GNS110a chromosome 6, iyMegRotu1, whole genome shotgun sequence DNA contains the following:
- the LOC100875476 gene encoding SH3 domain-containing protein Dlish, with amino-acid sequence MAFLCPVRIRRGKKKKPGVHNFNLEKDCGGAGGTGLGLGTKVPLPPGRITGSASIETLVRVGIEKENGLSPDSKMVIVHDFTPCVDDELQVKRGQVVNVLYRENDWVYVIAADTRMEGFVPHSYCAPYTSQLAELTLATLMNNVKKKLPRSNETDCDFAGTGRSQTADAQQTDTGSASDCESYARNVTTADVNVNRSNITQSQNSIQTISSQPDVHPFFKDPSAGRYIVLYTFVARDENDVSVERGEFVTVLNRDDPDWFWVLRHCDGNEGFVPSGFVYPGHVLHSYATTATTTAATTSTETHSLGKGSNSMPGNESLQQKGLRDFRDETNGTELVVLYDYKAQAPDDLSVRRADWIYADLGNQTVDGWLWAYAPKTRKYGFIPKAYARPPAMTSL; translated from the exons ATGGCCTTTTTATGTCCAGTACGTATACGGcgaggaaagaagaagaaac CTGGtgtacataattttaatttggaaaaggATTGTGGTGGAGCAGGAGGTACAGGTCTTGGTTTAGGAACTAAAGTTCCACTACCCCCTGGTCGTATAACAGGAAGTGCTAGCATAGAGACTTTAGTTAGAGTTGGTATTGAAAAGGAAAATGGGTTATCCCCTGATAGTAAAATGGTTATTGTTCATGATTTTACACCTTGTGTTGATGATGAACTTCAAGTAAAACGAGGCCAG GTTGTAAATGTTTTGTATAGAGAGAATGACTGGGTGTATGTAATAGCAGCTGATACACGTATGGAAGGCTTTGTACCACATTCATATTGTGCACCTTACACGTCTCAGCTTGCTGAATTAACGCTTGCCACACTTATGAACAATGTGAAAAAGAAATTACCAAGATCTAATGAgactgattgtgattttgctgGTACAGGTCGTTCACAAACAGCAGATGCGCAACAAACAGACACTGGGTCAGCATCTGATTGTGAGAGTTATGCCCGTAATGTCACTACTGCTGATGTAAATGTTAATCGATCtaatatcacacaatctcaaaattctaTTCAAACTATATCGTCTCAGCCAGATGTACATCCCTTTTTTAag GATCCATCAGCTGGAAGATACATTGTACTTTATACTTTTGTAGCTAGAGATGAGAATGATGTTAGTGTAGAGAGGGGTGAATTTGTAACTGTGCTCAATCGAGATGATCCTGATTGGTTTTGGGTACTTAGACACTGTGATGGAAACGAGGGATTTGTGCCATCAGGATTTGTATACCCAGGACATGTTCTTCATTCTTATGCAACAACAGCTACCACTACTGCAGCTACAACATCTACAGAAACACACAGTTTAG GAAAGGGAAGCAACAGTATGCCAGGAAATGAATCACTGCAACAAAAGGGTTTACGAGATTTTCGAGATGAAACAAACGGCACGGAATTAGTTGTACTTTACGATTATAAGGCGCAGGCGCCGGATGATTTATCTGTGAGGAGAGCTGATTGGATATACGCAGATTTAGGAAATCAAACGGTAGATGGTTGGTTATGGGCATACGCACCTAAAACTCGCAAATATGGATTCATTCCAAAAGCATATGCCCGACCTCCTGCTATGACCAGCTTgtga
- the LOC100881262 gene encoding uncharacterized protein LOC100881262 isoform X1, with the protein MEKEIDRINRVNCNLRVELKESTNEKELQQDKQFKGTEIRKKEMKGEGDRRDEEVSTPRTNAMLGLCAICHLTLGNINSNLNHNIPCSQRHALCQRCIQHFTIQLDPGCILCHAQYQQSNINLSQESNISLNSMKSHSKRSQAIWYQSEYQPRHHQQVQQYIPINTEQSYASPWNQNYSSAASNIEKNSLEHYNNDSETSFDYERSKEQNNAQKERNKDVAKRNQQYSQYNLFEKGNVDSYTSEARVNGQITFECSRRPIRCPRIDCAINVAFSALTHHFIFDHPEVPILSVEPGIKSTLVVSFSALSPDSSRCLALLLVSGKLSDPVARLFNGNQMNPKFRNRLPLSVLAARLHCRNQCTSVDKINKDFHEKDVIIAWVAGLDIGNTKQKLICSIQAIDKIDTEGLRSLTYTGPINSLRTAQCPEDIFSTGDCIVLHEGLLGHITSDCATLNVNVTVH; encoded by the exons ATGGAAAAAGAAATTGATCGAATTAACAGAGTAAATTGCAACTTG CGTGTAGAACTAAAAGAATCTACCAATGAAAAGGAGTTACAACAAGACAAACAGTTTAAAGGAACAGAgataaggaaaaaagaaatgaaagggGAAGGAGATAGAAGAGATGAAGAAGTCTCAACTCCTCGAACGAATGCGATGCTTGGACTTTGTGCTATATGTCATCTCACACTTGGAAATATCAATtctaatctcaatcacaatatACCCTGTTCCCAAAGACATGCCCTATGTCAACGTTGCATTCAACATTTTACAATTCAATTAG ATCCAGGCTGCATTCTTTGTCATGCACAATATCAAcagtcaaatataaatttatcgcAAGAAAGTAACATTAGTTTAAATTCAATGAAGTCGCATTCAAAAAGATCCCAAGCTATATGGTATCAATCAGAGTACCAGCCAAGACATCATCAACAAGTACAACAATATATACCTATTAATACTGAACAATCATATGCAAGCCCTTGGAATCAAAATTATTCATCAGCAGCAAGTAATATCGAAAAAAATTCATTGGAGCATTATAACAATGATTCTGAAACGAGTTTTGATTACGAGCGAAGCAAAGAGCAAAATAATGctcaaaaagaaagaaacaaagaTGTTGCTAAACGGAATCAACAATATagtcaatataatttatttgagaAAGGAAATGTAGATTCATATACTTCTGAAGCTAGAGTAAACGGACAGATCACTTTTGAATGTTCTCGTAGACCGATTCGTTGTCCACGAATTGATTGCGCCATAAACGTAGCCTTTTCAGCGTTAACGCATCACTTCATTTTTGATCATCCGGAAGTACCTATTTTAAGCGTAGAACCAGGAATTAAAAGTACACTTGTCGTCAGTTTCAGTGCTTTATCTCCTGATTCCAGCCGATGTTTAGCTCTTCTTTTAGTCTCTGGTAAACTCTC AGATCCTGTTGCAAGACTGTTTAATGGTAATCAAATgaatccaaaattccgaaatcgtcTGCCATTATCAGTATTAGCTGCTCGATTACACTGCAGAAATCAATGTACGTCTGTCGACAAAATTAATAAGGATTTTCATGAAAAAGATGTGATCATTGCTTGGGTTGCTGGCTTGGATATTGGAAATACAAAACAGAAACTTATATGCAGTATTCAG GCTATAGATAAAATTGATACAGAAGGCTTACGTTCCCTGACATATACTGGTCCAATAAACTCGTTACGAACGGCACAATGTCCTGAAGATATCTTTTCAACAGGTGATTGCATAGTTCTGCACGAGGGTCTTCTCGGTCACATTACATCGGATTGTGCTACTCTCAATGTTAATGTTACTGTacattga
- the LOC100881262 gene encoding uncharacterized protein LOC100881262 isoform X3, with protein sequence MKGEGDRRDEEVSTPRTNAMLGLCAICHLTLGNINSNLNHNIPCSQRHALCQRCIQHFTIQLDPGCILCHAQYQQSNINLSQESNISLNSMKSHSKRSQAIWYQSEYQPRHHQQVQQYIPINTEQSYASPWNQNYSSAASNIEKNSLEHYNNDSETSFDYERSKEQNNAQKERNKDVAKRNQQYSQYNLFEKGNVDSYTSEARVNGQITFECSRRPIRCPRIDCAINVAFSALTHHFIFDHPEVPILSVEPGIKSTLVVSFSALSPDSSRCLALLLVSGKLSDPVARLFNGNQMNPKFRNRLPLSVLAARLHCRNQCTSVDKINKDFHEKDVIIAWVAGLDIGNTKQKLICSIQAIDKIDTEGLRSLTYTGPINSLRTAQCPEDIFSTGDCIVLHEGLLGHITSDCATLNVNVTVH encoded by the exons atgaaagggGAAGGAGATAGAAGAGATGAAGAAGTCTCAACTCCTCGAACGAATGCGATGCTTGGACTTTGTGCTATATGTCATCTCACACTTGGAAATATCAATtctaatctcaatcacaatatACCCTGTTCCCAAAGACATGCCCTATGTCAACGTTGCATTCAACATTTTACAATTCAATTAG ATCCAGGCTGCATTCTTTGTCATGCACAATATCAAcagtcaaatataaatttatcgcAAGAAAGTAACATTAGTTTAAATTCAATGAAGTCGCATTCAAAAAGATCCCAAGCTATATGGTATCAATCAGAGTACCAGCCAAGACATCATCAACAAGTACAACAATATATACCTATTAATACTGAACAATCATATGCAAGCCCTTGGAATCAAAATTATTCATCAGCAGCAAGTAATATCGAAAAAAATTCATTGGAGCATTATAACAATGATTCTGAAACGAGTTTTGATTACGAGCGAAGCAAAGAGCAAAATAATGctcaaaaagaaagaaacaaagaTGTTGCTAAACGGAATCAACAATATagtcaatataatttatttgagaAAGGAAATGTAGATTCATATACTTCTGAAGCTAGAGTAAACGGACAGATCACTTTTGAATGTTCTCGTAGACCGATTCGTTGTCCACGAATTGATTGCGCCATAAACGTAGCCTTTTCAGCGTTAACGCATCACTTCATTTTTGATCATCCGGAAGTACCTATTTTAAGCGTAGAACCAGGAATTAAAAGTACACTTGTCGTCAGTTTCAGTGCTTTATCTCCTGATTCCAGCCGATGTTTAGCTCTTCTTTTAGTCTCTGGTAAACTCTC AGATCCTGTTGCAAGACTGTTTAATGGTAATCAAATgaatccaaaattccgaaatcgtcTGCCATTATCAGTATTAGCTGCTCGATTACACTGCAGAAATCAATGTACGTCTGTCGACAAAATTAATAAGGATTTTCATGAAAAAGATGTGATCATTGCTTGGGTTGCTGGCTTGGATATTGGAAATACAAAACAGAAACTTATATGCAGTATTCAG GCTATAGATAAAATTGATACAGAAGGCTTACGTTCCCTGACATATACTGGTCCAATAAACTCGTTACGAACGGCACAATGTCCTGAAGATATCTTTTCAACAGGTGATTGCATAGTTCTGCACGAGGGTCTTCTCGGTCACATTACATCGGATTGTGCTACTCTCAATGTTAATGTTACTGTacattga
- the LOC100881482 gene encoding lymphoid-specific helicase, producing the protein MENNNCDIKVDTFKDTISVTDKSGSITNNEILPTNELMDDNAEKKVRKRRRQAEEQIESKRSAEEEYNRELLEQQYKRLMHLLNRSKFYASYIVEKINNNSKEDTHKKINKKSSKRMESTDENMSPQEKMLKKSHSHDIRNYISKDVQKKINLDKDKLNLNKENFEAEIENEVENVDNDALQISQYFNGELRDYQKKGFQWLKILYENGINGILADEMGLGKTVQIIALLCHLIEKQQAGPYLIVAPLSTIPNWKIEFEKFAPELPVVVYHGTRDERAIAARNIKQKHKVTESFKTQPIVLTSFEIPTYDKHFIQSQNWRYIIVDEGHRLKNYECLLIKILKRCRSMNRLLLTGTPLQNNLAELWSLLNFLLPEIFDDLAVFESWFDAKEFQGNEGTKKFLQLEREKHVLSSLREILQPFMLRREKADVCIDIPQKKEIIVYAPLTKLQHDLYKAVLTRDIYKLCKPDEPQIIYTEDGSRPKRRCALKTVNNMPTNLKKVESSLRGSNESVDSDNYKKVEPATAEKDLSMWKQFTDVTTHNQEFLLKLTYLNRLAMYKKIVNHPYLVYCPLNFNGTPKIDEDLIRSSGKLLILDKLFSKLKAQGHKVLLFSTMTTMLDVIEDYLYLRDYKFVRLDGSVNLEDRKENIQTFNSDPDIFVFLITTRAGGVGLNLVGADTVIIYDSDWNPQMDIQAMARCHRIGQTKPVVIYKLCTKGTIDEAIIHRAEAKRFLEKMVISKQLNTVNLGTKETLMELQRLLESKETQVVKSENEVFTEEELNKLLDRSELYRK; encoded by the exons AtggaaaataataattgtgaTATAAAAGTAGACACTTTCAAAGATACAATTTCAGTTACAG ACAAATCAGGAAGTAttacaaataatgaaatattgccAACAAATGAACTTATGGATGATAATGCTGAAAAGAAGGTACGAAAAAGGAGGCGACAAGCTGAGGAACAAATTGAAAGCAAAAGATCAGCAGAAGAAGAATATAATCGTGAATTACTTGAACAACAATATAAACGATTGATGCATTTACTAAATAGAAGTAAATTTTATGCTTCATACATTGTTGagaaaattaacaataattcaAAAGAAGATactcataaaaaaattaataaaaaaagttcCAAGAGAATGGAATCTACAGATGAAAATATGTCACCCCAagagaaaatgttaaaaaaatctCATAGTCATGATATAcgaaattatatttctaaagAT GttcagaaaaaaataaatttggacAAAGATAAACTGAAtttgaataaagaaaattttgaaGCTGAAATAGAAAATGAAGTAGAAAATGTTGATAATGATGCTCTACAAATATCACAATATTTTAATGGAGAATTACGAGACTATCAAAAAAAAGGTTTTCAATGGTTAAAAATTCTTTatgaaaatggtataaatggaaTTTTAGCTGATGAAATGGGGCTTGGAAAAACAGTTCAAATAATAGCCTTGCTATGTCATCTCATTGAAAAACAACAAGCTGGCCCCTATTTGATTGTAGCTCCTCTTTCAACTATACCAAATTGGAagattgaatttgaaaaatttgcacCAGAATTACCTGTTGTAGTGTATCATGGAACACGAGATGAAAGAGCCATAGCAGcaagaaatataaaacaaaaacacAAAGTCACAGAATCTTTTAAAACCCAACCAATTGTGCTTACCAGTTTTGAAATACCAACATATGATAAACATTTTATTCAGTCTCAAAATTGGAGGTACATAATAGTTGATGAAGGACATAGATTAAAAAATTACGAGTGTCTACTTATAAA gaTTCTGAAAAGATGCAGATCTATGAATCGACTTTTATTAACAGGTACACCGTTACAAAATAACTTAGCAGAATTATGGTCactattaaattttttgttaccAGAAATTTTTGATGATTTAGCCGTGTTTGAATCATGGTTCGATGCAAAAGAATTTCAAGGTAATGAAGGAACAAAAAAGTTCTTGCAGTTAGAAAGGGAAAAGCATGTATTATCATCATTGCGTGAGATATTACAGCCATTTATGTTGAGACGCGAAAAAGCAGATGTTTGCATAGATATCCcacaaaagaaagaaataattgTATATGCTCCTCTCACAAAACTACAACATGATTTGTATAAAGCAGTTTTAACTCgtgatatatataaattatgtaaacCCGATGAACCTCAAATTATATATACAGAAGATGGTTCACGGCCTAAGAGAAGATGTGCTTTAAAAACTGTGAATAATATgcctacaaatttaaaaaaagtagaATCGTCACTTCGAGGGAGTAATGAAAGTGTAGACAGTGATAATTATAAAAAGGTAGAGCCTGCTACAGCTGAAAAAGATTTATCAATGTGGAAACAATTTACAGATGTCACAACACATAATCAAGAGTTTTTACTGAAACTGACTTATCTTAATAGAC TGGCAATGTATAAGAAAATTGTGAATCATCCGTACTTAGTTTATTGTCCATTAAATTTTAATGGTACACCAAAAATAGATGAGGACTTAATCAGATCATCTGGCAAACTTCTAATATTGGataaattgttttcaaaattaaaggCTCAAGGTCATAAAGTATTGTTATTCTCGACTATGACAACAATGTTAGATGTAATAGAAGATTATCTTTATTTGCGTGATTATAAGTTTGTAAGACTAGATGGTAGTGTTAATCTTGAAGACAGAAAAGAGAACATACAAACTTTTAACTCCGACCCTGATATATTTGTATTTCTTATAACTACAAGAGCTGGTGGTGTTGGATTAAATCTTGTTGGAGCTGATACTGTTATTATATATGACAGCGACTgg aatCCTCAAATGGACATACAAGCTATGGCACGTTGCCACAGAATAGGTCAAACAAAACCAGTAGTTATATACAAATTGTGTACTAAAGGAACAATTGATGAAGCAATAATTCACCGTGCAGAAGCAAAGCGTTTCTTAGAGAAAATGGTAATTTCCAAACAACTTAATACAGTCAACTTAGGCACTAAAGAAACCTTAATGGAGTTACAAAGGCTTTTGGAATCAAAAGAAACACAAGTGGTTAAATCCGAAAATGAAG TTTTTACGGAAGAAGAACTTAACAAATTACTAGACAGAAGTGAATTATACAGGAAGTAA
- the LOC100881262 gene encoding uncharacterized protein LOC100881262 isoform X2, with amino-acid sequence MEKEIDRINRRVELKESTNEKELQQDKQFKGTEIRKKEMKGEGDRRDEEVSTPRTNAMLGLCAICHLTLGNINSNLNHNIPCSQRHALCQRCIQHFTIQLDPGCILCHAQYQQSNINLSQESNISLNSMKSHSKRSQAIWYQSEYQPRHHQQVQQYIPINTEQSYASPWNQNYSSAASNIEKNSLEHYNNDSETSFDYERSKEQNNAQKERNKDVAKRNQQYSQYNLFEKGNVDSYTSEARVNGQITFECSRRPIRCPRIDCAINVAFSALTHHFIFDHPEVPILSVEPGIKSTLVVSFSALSPDSSRCLALLLVSGKLSDPVARLFNGNQMNPKFRNRLPLSVLAARLHCRNQCTSVDKINKDFHEKDVIIAWVAGLDIGNTKQKLICSIQAIDKIDTEGLRSLTYTGPINSLRTAQCPEDIFSTGDCIVLHEGLLGHITSDCATLNVNVTVH; translated from the exons ATGGAAAAAGAAATTGATCGAATTAACAGA CGTGTAGAACTAAAAGAATCTACCAATGAAAAGGAGTTACAACAAGACAAACAGTTTAAAGGAACAGAgataaggaaaaaagaaatgaaagggGAAGGAGATAGAAGAGATGAAGAAGTCTCAACTCCTCGAACGAATGCGATGCTTGGACTTTGTGCTATATGTCATCTCACACTTGGAAATATCAATtctaatctcaatcacaatatACCCTGTTCCCAAAGACATGCCCTATGTCAACGTTGCATTCAACATTTTACAATTCAATTAG ATCCAGGCTGCATTCTTTGTCATGCACAATATCAAcagtcaaatataaatttatcgcAAGAAAGTAACATTAGTTTAAATTCAATGAAGTCGCATTCAAAAAGATCCCAAGCTATATGGTATCAATCAGAGTACCAGCCAAGACATCATCAACAAGTACAACAATATATACCTATTAATACTGAACAATCATATGCAAGCCCTTGGAATCAAAATTATTCATCAGCAGCAAGTAATATCGAAAAAAATTCATTGGAGCATTATAACAATGATTCTGAAACGAGTTTTGATTACGAGCGAAGCAAAGAGCAAAATAATGctcaaaaagaaagaaacaaagaTGTTGCTAAACGGAATCAACAATATagtcaatataatttatttgagaAAGGAAATGTAGATTCATATACTTCTGAAGCTAGAGTAAACGGACAGATCACTTTTGAATGTTCTCGTAGACCGATTCGTTGTCCACGAATTGATTGCGCCATAAACGTAGCCTTTTCAGCGTTAACGCATCACTTCATTTTTGATCATCCGGAAGTACCTATTTTAAGCGTAGAACCAGGAATTAAAAGTACACTTGTCGTCAGTTTCAGTGCTTTATCTCCTGATTCCAGCCGATGTTTAGCTCTTCTTTTAGTCTCTGGTAAACTCTC AGATCCTGTTGCAAGACTGTTTAATGGTAATCAAATgaatccaaaattccgaaatcgtcTGCCATTATCAGTATTAGCTGCTCGATTACACTGCAGAAATCAATGTACGTCTGTCGACAAAATTAATAAGGATTTTCATGAAAAAGATGTGATCATTGCTTGGGTTGCTGGCTTGGATATTGGAAATACAAAACAGAAACTTATATGCAGTATTCAG GCTATAGATAAAATTGATACAGAAGGCTTACGTTCCCTGACATATACTGGTCCAATAAACTCGTTACGAACGGCACAATGTCCTGAAGATATCTTTTCAACAGGTGATTGCATAGTTCTGCACGAGGGTCTTCTCGGTCACATTACATCGGATTGTGCTACTCTCAATGTTAATGTTACTGTacattga
- the LOC100881374 gene encoding uncharacterized protein LOC100881374 — MDVPDNNDEGLDPRIQIELENLNDATDDINKLESELDEAHTAFRQLLSETTKRLKEILNKVGSSYVERARCYYEALEIARQAQIKCQQQAQLFQRASEIHAAAKETVALAESRFISHQHEWNFDQAWQDMLNHATLKVMDAENQKAECGREHYRRAVLFHDAEKRLLQLEEKHRRAIIKARPYFEVKAQCDQMLATQKERVECLQKAIQDAKTNYATSLRQLEEISNQIHQQRKDYDFIANGPREPGVGAELVSPQKTSNYDLEFNQLNDDRIKDNANDQLNKFNKVQDCHNNYDLQEDSEHLGKRSVDGSEATSQWELELESNLENLNSLSLEDSINDPDSRNENKFNLHFYNEKFTKSSNFLQKLSYSFLKSKEHSVYNLDQLKKLSKNFQTFKNASVSKSLRTHLEELNTVQNKICDSSTKVRTLSSSSQSPEKGENRSIIKYVPNTVFKFGFSNKKSQSNSDINLPSNFDTNSTEKYQSLDNIVADKTDNFESDKKRTNLNHTIINETCKNGLNIHCTRLSNDNTTNSESTRKWFRSKSSQFLFSNTSTSPIKVEYVDRLSSENSLNKQIVDNSYKACAAKKLTNSSLNIRELPLLSVFEKSNILLNSKNKSHSMINLGDSQNFKSLDDLYLCNLKTASIEKMINLKDNHFQRFQGKK; from the exons atggaTGTTCCGGATAATAATGACGAAGGTTTAGACCCTCGTATACAG attgaattagagaatttaaatGATGCAACTGATGATATAAACAAACTTGAATCTGAATTGGAT GAAGCGCACACTGCTTTTAGACAACTTTTATCTGAAACTACAAAAagattgaaagaaatattaaataaagtgGGAAGTAGTTATGTAGAAAGGGCCAGATGTTATTATGAAGCTCTTGAAATAGCACGTCAGGCTCAG ATAAAATGCCAGCAACAAGCTCAGTTGTTTCAAAGAGCAAGCGAAATTCATGCTGCAGCAAAAGAAACTGTAGCCTTAGCCGAAAGTAGATTTATATCTCATCAACATGAGTGGAATTTTGATCAAGCATGGCAAGATATGTTAAATCATGCAACTCTGAAA GTAATGGATGCTGAAAATCAAAAAGCAGAATGTGGTCGAGAACATTACAGAAGAGCAGTATTATTTCATGATGCTGAAAAAAGATTGCTACAATTAGAAGAAAAACATCGTCGTGCTATAATAAAAGCAAGACCATATTTTGAAGTAAAAGCTCAATGTGATCAAATGTTAGCAACACAAAAGGAAAGAGTTGAATGTTTACAGAAAGCAATACAAGATGCAAAAACTAATTATGCTACAAGTCTGCGTCAATTAGAAGAAATTAGTAATCAGATACACCAACAACGCAAAGattatg ATTTTATAGCTAATGGACCTAGAGAACCTGGTGTAGGTGCAGAATTAGTTAGTCCACAAAAGACTTCAAATTATGATCTGGAATTTAATCAGTTAAATGATGATAGAATAAAAGACAACGCAAATGATcaacttaataaatttaataaagtacAAGATTGTCAT AATAATTATGATTTACAAGAAGATAGCGAACATCTTGGAAAAAGATCAGTTGATGGAAGTGAAGCGACATCTCAGTGGGAATTAGAACTAGAAAGTAATCTGGAAAATCTCAATAGTTTATCTTTGGAGGATTCTATAAATGATCCTGATAGTaggaatgaaaataaatttaatttacatttttataatgaaaaatttacaaaatcaagtaactttttacaaaaattaagttACAGTTTTTTGAAAAGCAAAGAACATTCTGTATATAATTTAGATCAACTTAAAAAGTTGTCAaagaatttccaaacttttaaaaatGCATCTGTAAGTAAATCTTTAAGGACGCatcttgaagaattgaatacagtacagaataaaatttgtgattcaagtacaaaagtacgtactCTCAGTTCAAGTTCACAGTCTCCTGAGAAAGGAGAAAAtcgaagtataataaaatacgtGCCAAATACAGTTTTCAAGTTTGGCTTTAGTAATAAAAAATCTCAAAGCAATAGTGATATTAATTTACCTTCGAATTTTGATACTAATTCTAcagaaaaatatcaaagtttgGATAATATTGTAGCTGATAAGACTGATAATTTTGAATCTGATAAAAAACGTACAAACCTAAACCACActataataaatgaaacttgtaaaaatGGCCTAAACATACATTGTACGCGATTAAGTAATGATAACACGACAAACTCAGAATCGACAAGAAAATGGTTTAGGTCTAAATCttcgcaatttttattttctaatactaGCACGTCACCAATAAAAGTAGAATATGTAGACAGATTATCCAGCGAAAACTCGCTGAATAAACAGATAGTTGATAATAGTTATAAAGCTTGCGCagctaaaaaattaacaaacagtTCATTGAATATCAGAGAGTTACCATTATTATCAGTGTTTGAGAAATCAAATATATTGCTAAACAGTAAAAACAAAAGCCATAGCATGATTAATTTAGGTGATAGTCAAAATTTTAAGTCGTTAGATGATTTGTACTTGTGTAATTTAAAAACTGCTAGTATAgagaaaatgataaatttaaaagataATCATTTTCAAAGATTCCAAGGCAAGAAATAA